Proteins encoded together in one Flavobacterium keumense window:
- a CDS encoding DUF5683 domain-containing protein codes for MHKTLFIAIFFLFLGNTVVFAQTKAVTQKAVKDSLKSNNIDPLTPAKAAFYSAVLPGLGQAYNKKYWKIPLVYGAIGTSLYFYIDSNNKYHQYRDAYKRRLEGYSDDKFSYLDNNRLITAQKFYQRNRDLSSLFVLGFYALNIIDANVDAALIQFNVNEKLSVQPIVYPDGVTFKANVGLTLNYNF; via the coding sequence GTGCATAAAACTCTTTTCATAGCTATTTTCTTTTTATTTCTGGGAAACACCGTCGTTTTTGCACAAACTAAAGCCGTTACCCAAAAAGCAGTAAAAGACAGCTTGAAATCGAATAATATCGATCCTTTAACCCCAGCTAAAGCCGCTTTTTATTCGGCTGTATTACCCGGTTTAGGTCAAGCCTACAATAAAAAATATTGGAAAATTCCTTTGGTATATGGTGCTATTGGAACTAGTCTCTATTTTTATATTGATAGCAATAACAAATACCATCAATATAGAGATGCTTACAAAAGACGATTAGAAGGTTATAGCGATGATAAATTTAGTTATCTTGACAACAATCGACTAATCACAGCACAAAAATTCTACCAACGCAATAGAGATTTATCCTCTTTATTCGTTTTAGGATTTTATGCTTTGAATATTATTGATGCCAATGTAGATGCAGCTTTGATACAATTTAATGTAAATGAAAAATTATCTGTACAACCAATTGTATATCCCGACGGTGTAACATTTAAGGCCAACGTGGGACTAACTCTTAATTATAATTTTTAG
- a CDS encoding head GIN domain-containing protein, producing MIKIITWITKIIVIVLTALFFSSCHFDYNSVKGSGRITTENRTIPEKFTNIDVSSAIELIIEQSDKTEVVVEADDNLQNTIVTEVKNGKLIIANKSYISIHNGTRKVRVKMPIIEGLEASSASSITNVNALKGNQLYLKTSSAATINLDGIEIDTISTNSSSGSTIKLKGLALKLIAKASSGSANKCFRLFVNEVSADASSGSNIEIHPIVSLKAEASSGASINYNTTPKTINQKASSGGSIQLD from the coding sequence ATGATAAAAATCATCACTTGGATTACCAAAATTATTGTAATCGTACTTACTGCACTGTTTTTTAGTTCCTGTCATTTTGACTATAATAGCGTCAAAGGTAGTGGACGAATCACAACCGAGAACAGAACAATACCAGAGAAGTTTACAAATATTGATGTAAGCAGCGCAATCGAATTAATCATCGAACAATCAGACAAGACTGAAGTTGTGGTGGAAGCAGATGATAATCTTCAAAACACAATTGTAACCGAAGTTAAGAATGGTAAGTTGATCATTGCAAATAAATCATATATCAGCATTCACAATGGTACACGTAAAGTACGAGTAAAAATGCCAATAATTGAGGGATTAGAGGCTTCTAGCGCTTCTAGTATAACCAACGTAAACGCATTAAAAGGAAACCAGCTCTATCTTAAAACTTCAAGTGCTGCAACTATAAATTTAGACGGCATTGAAATAGATACAATTAGCACTAACTCCAGTAGCGGAAGTACAATTAAGTTAAAAGGATTAGCATTAAAATTAATCGCCAAAGCCTCTAGTGGAAGTGCTAACAAATGTTTTCGATTATTTGTAAACGAAGTCAGTGCTGATGCATCGAGCGGATCTAATATCGAAATCCATCCTATTGTTAGTTTGAAAGCGGAGGCTTCGAGTGGCGCATCGATTAATTATAACACCACCCCCAAAACCATCAATCAAAAAGCAAGTTCTGGCGGTAGTATCCAATTAGACTAA
- the trxB gene encoding thioredoxin-disulfide reductase produces the protein MSDTIEKIKCLIIGSGPAGYTAAIYAARANMNPVLYQGMQPGGQLTTTNEVENFPGYVDGVTGPEMMMQLQAQAQRFGADIRDGWATKVDFSGSVHKVWINDTIELHCETVIISTGASAKYLGLPSEQHYLKMGGGVSACAVCDGFFYRNQEVVIVGAGDSACEEAHYLSKLCKKVTMLVRSEKFRASKIMEERVRATENITILMNHDTVEVLGDEQVVTGIKVRNKTTDEIFEIPATGFFVAIGHQPNTTIFKDYITLDETGYIVNTPGTSKTNVAGVFVAGDAADHVYRQAITAAGTGCMAALDAERYLAAKGH, from the coding sequence ATGTCAGATACAATCGAAAAAATCAAATGTCTTATAATAGGTTCTGGACCAGCGGGTTATACGGCTGCTATTTATGCAGCAAGAGCCAATATGAATCCGGTTTTATACCAAGGAATGCAACCAGGTGGGCAATTAACTACTACTAACGAAGTAGAAAATTTTCCAGGTTATGTGGATGGAGTAACAGGGCCAGAAATGATGATGCAATTGCAAGCACAAGCACAACGCTTTGGTGCTGATATTCGTGATGGATGGGCTACTAAAGTTGATTTTTCGGGATCAGTTCACAAGGTTTGGATTAATGATACGATTGAATTGCATTGTGAAACGGTAATTATTTCTACAGGCGCTTCGGCAAAATATTTAGGATTGCCTTCAGAACAGCATTATTTAAAAATGGGCGGAGGTGTTTCTGCTTGCGCGGTTTGTGATGGATTTTTCTACAGAAATCAAGAGGTGGTTATTGTTGGAGCAGGGGATTCGGCTTGTGAAGAAGCGCATTACTTATCTAAATTGTGTAAAAAAGTGACTATGTTGGTGCGTAGTGAAAAATTCAGAGCTTCTAAAATTATGGAAGAACGTGTTCGCGCTACAGAGAACATTACTATCTTAATGAATCACGACACAGTAGAAGTGTTGGGAGACGAACAAGTGGTGACAGGTATTAAAGTGAGAAATAAAACGACTGACGAAATTTTTGAAATTCCAGCGACAGGTTTCTTTGTAGCTATTGGACACCAACCGAATACAACTATTTTCAAAGACTATATTACGCTTGATGAAACAGGATATATTGTGAATACTCCAGGTACTTCAAAAACAAATGTAGCAGGAGTTTTTGTAGCTGGAGATGCGGCAGATCATGTGTATCGCCAAGCGATTACGGCTGCGGGTACAGGTTGTATGGCAGCTTTGGACGCAGAACGTTATTTGGCAGCCAAAGGTCATTAA
- a CDS encoding DUF2807 domain-containing protein has translation MKPRIYLSIIMLLFSSTLLLAQKAEKIRGSKVVTSTTKEVKAFNAIEIEDNLEINLEKGDKNEIKIEADDNLHDIITLEVQDNILMLATSKEAQGFKKLSVTIKYTNDLNLVTTKDESVVNAIQEIVLENITFKTFDRSKLFLNANSKNFILQANDKSKTELNLKGESTFIELSKNATLKALINSTDLKCDLYQKATATIEGDANNTAFRLGNSAELNARNFNSKNTDLIIEESASCKLFAENNINIEATDKTEIELYGDPKIEIRKLAGEAKLFKKPASKK, from the coding sequence ATGAAACCAAGAATCTACCTTTCAATTATTATGCTCCTTTTTTCATCAACACTGCTTTTAGCACAAAAAGCCGAAAAAATAAGAGGATCTAAGGTAGTCACATCCACCACAAAAGAAGTCAAAGCATTCAACGCCATTGAAATAGAAGATAATCTAGAAATCAATTTAGAAAAAGGAGATAAAAACGAAATTAAAATTGAAGCTGATGATAATTTGCATGATATCATTACCTTAGAAGTGCAAGATAATATCTTAATGCTTGCAACGAGCAAAGAAGCCCAAGGATTCAAAAAACTATCCGTTACAATAAAGTACACTAATGATTTGAACCTGGTAACTACCAAAGACGAATCAGTTGTCAATGCCATACAAGAAATTGTTTTAGAAAACATCACTTTCAAAACCTTTGATCGTTCCAAACTTTTTTTAAATGCAAATTCTAAAAATTTCATTCTTCAAGCGAACGACAAATCAAAAACAGAACTTAATCTAAAAGGAGAAAGTACTTTTATTGAACTAAGCAAGAATGCTACATTAAAAGCGCTCATCAATAGTACTGATCTTAAATGTGACTTGTACCAAAAAGCAACTGCCACTATAGAGGGGGATGCGAATAATACCGCCTTTCGCTTAGGTAATTCAGCAGAACTCAACGCACGTAATTTTAATAGTAAAAATACCGACCTTATAATTGAAGAAAGCGCTTCTTGTAAACTATTTGCCGAAAACAACATTAACATTGAAGCAACTGACAAAACCGAAATCGAGTTGTATGGTGACCCCAAAATAGAAATTCGGAAACTTGCTGGAGAAGCCAAATTATTCAAAAAACCTGCTTCAAAAAAATAA
- a CDS encoding ParA family protein — translation MGKIIAIANQKGGVGKTTTSVNLAASLGVLEKKVLLIDADPQANATSGLGIDVESVEIGTYQILEHSHSPKEAIISCSAPNVDVIPAHIDLVAIEIELVDKENREYMLKTALESVKEHYDFIIIDCAPSLGLLTLNALTASNSVIIPIQCEYFALEGLGKLLNTIKSIQKIHNPELDIEGLLLTMFDSRLRLSNQVVEEVQKHFNDMVFETIIQRNIKLSEAPSFGESIINYDATSKGATNYLHLAQEVIQKNSN, via the coding sequence ATGGGTAAAATCATTGCTATTGCCAATCAAAAAGGAGGAGTTGGAAAGACTACTACATCAGTAAATCTTGCTGCTTCCTTGGGTGTTCTAGAAAAAAAAGTATTACTAATCGATGCTGATCCTCAAGCCAATGCCACATCGGGATTAGGAATTGATGTTGAATCAGTTGAAATTGGTACGTACCAAATTTTAGAACATAGCCATTCACCAAAAGAAGCCATCATCAGTTGTTCGGCTCCGAATGTAGACGTAATTCCTGCTCATATTGACTTGGTTGCCATCGAAATTGAATTGGTTGACAAAGAAAACAGAGAATACATGCTCAAAACAGCACTAGAAAGCGTGAAAGAGCACTATGATTTTATCATTATTGATTGTGCCCCATCCTTGGGATTGCTAACACTTAATGCTCTTACTGCTTCTAATTCTGTTATCATTCCAATTCAATGCGAATATTTTGCGTTAGAAGGTTTAGGGAAATTATTGAACACTATTAAAAGTATTCAAAAAATCCACAATCCAGAACTCGATATTGAAGGACTTTTGCTAACCATGTTTGATTCGCGTTTACGTTTATCCAACCAAGTAGTTGAAGAAGTACAAAAACATTTTAACGATATGGTATTTGAAACCATCATCCAAAGAAATATAAAATTAAGCGAAGCGCCTAGTTTTGGCGAAAGCATTATTAACTATGATGCAACAAGTAAAGGTGCTACCAATTACTTGCATTTAGCACAAGAAGTAATCCAAAAAAACAGCAATTAA
- a CDS encoding ParB/RepB/Spo0J family partition protein, whose product MAKAIKKQALGRGLSALLKDPENDIKSVHDKNADKVVGNIIELELDSIEINPFQPRSNFNEESLKELATSIKELGVIQPITVRKLEFNKYQLISGERRLRASTLVGLKTIPAYIRIANDNESLVMALVENIQRHDLDPIEIALSYQRLMDEIELTQEQMSERVGKKRSTIANYLRLLKLDPIIQTGIRDGFISMGHGRAIINIEDLDVQTDIYQKIVSQNLSVRDTEALVKNYQESLKPKPATKAKSASFEVTPSDKNKFADYFGTKVDIKVAGNGKGKITIPFHSEEDFNRIVKLIKG is encoded by the coding sequence ATGGCAAAAGCAATAAAAAAACAAGCCTTGGGAAGAGGATTATCTGCACTATTAAAAGATCCAGAAAACGATATCAAATCGGTACATGATAAAAATGCGGATAAAGTTGTAGGAAATATTATTGAACTTGAACTTGATTCAATTGAAATCAATCCCTTTCAGCCAAGAAGTAATTTCAATGAAGAATCATTAAAAGAATTAGCCACTTCTATCAAAGAATTAGGTGTAATTCAGCCTATTACTGTACGAAAATTAGAATTCAATAAGTACCAATTAATTTCGGGAGAGCGTCGTTTACGTGCTTCTACCTTAGTGGGTTTAAAAACAATTCCGGCCTATATCCGAATTGCAAATGACAACGAATCCTTGGTTATGGCCTTGGTGGAAAACATCCAACGTCACGACTTAGATCCTATTGAGATTGCACTTTCGTACCAACGCTTGATGGACGAAATTGAATTAACTCAAGAACAAATGAGTGAGCGCGTAGGTAAAAAACGCTCTACAATTGCCAATTATTTGCGCTTGCTAAAACTAGACCCAATTATCCAAACTGGTATTCGCGATGGGTTTATCAGTATGGGGCATGGTCGTGCTATTATCAACATTGAAGATTTAGATGTTCAAACTGATATTTACCAAAAAATTGTAAGTCAAAATTTATCCGTTCGCGATACAGAGGCTTTAGTAAAAAATTATCAAGAAAGTTTGAAGCCTAAACCAGCGACTAAAGCCAAATCAGCTTCTTTTGAAGTGACTCCAAGCGATAAAAATAAATTTGCAGACTATTTTGGAACCAAAGTAGACATCAAAGTAGCAGGAAATGGCAAGGGTAAAATTACCATTCCTTTTCACTCTGAAGAAGACTTCAATAGAATTGTCAAATTAATCAAAGGATAG
- a CDS encoding PspC domain-containing protein — protein MNKTVTINLGGIVFHIDEDAYQKLSRYFDAIKRSLNNSSGQDEIIKDIEMRVSELLGEKLLSDKHVIGLKEIDEMIAVMGQPEDYIIEDEPQSETRYTAYKKSKKLYRDKDKGMIGGVAAGLGHYFGIDVVWIRVIMLLLLFGAGTGVLAYIILWIATPEAKTTSEKLEMTGEPVTISSIEKKVREEFDSVSEKFKNVDYDKFGNQIKTGADKLAGSLSEIITNMFKVFAKFLGVILIITGLTVLFFLFVGIFTLGTGIFIEFPWTEFINAGNFTDYPIWVFGLLMFLAVGIPFFFLTLLGFRLLSPNIKSIGSIAKYTLLALWILAIAALISIGIQQASEVAYEGKTVQKENLNIQSTDTLQIKFKYNEYYTKDIDDNDNFRFVQDASNNQLIYSNNIRFEILKTDEKAPFIQIERMARGASFQEAKKRAEKIQYGFKLERNQLLLDNYLLSSIKDKFRDQEVAIYLYLPEGTLFKVDESVQHYDESDDEFFNLHFSSNDYIYKVNTTQVKCLNCPENENEYGDVETGITEDITGNDTIVTTTVKVNGEVVTVNQSSKKGLTINKEGVIIKK, from the coding sequence ATGAATAAAACTGTAACTATAAATTTAGGCGGAATTGTATTCCACATTGACGAAGATGCGTATCAAAAATTATCGCGCTATTTTGATGCAATCAAACGTTCTTTGAATAATTCATCAGGACAAGATGAAATAATCAAAGACATCGAAATGCGTGTATCTGAATTATTAGGTGAAAAATTACTTTCTGATAAACATGTGATTGGGTTAAAAGAAATTGATGAAATGATTGCCGTAATGGGACAACCAGAAGACTACATCATTGAAGACGAGCCTCAAAGTGAAACCAGATACACTGCGTATAAAAAATCGAAAAAATTGTACCGAGATAAAGATAAAGGTATGATCGGTGGGGTGGCTGCTGGATTAGGACATTACTTTGGTATTGATGTGGTGTGGATTCGAGTGATAATGCTATTACTTCTATTTGGAGCTGGAACTGGAGTTTTAGCCTATATAATTCTATGGATTGCTACACCTGAAGCAAAAACTACTTCAGAAAAACTAGAAATGACAGGCGAACCCGTAACAATATCTAGTATTGAGAAAAAGGTTCGAGAAGAATTTGATTCAGTTTCTGAGAAATTTAAAAATGTCGATTATGATAAATTTGGTAACCAAATCAAAACTGGAGCCGACAAATTAGCAGGCTCGTTAAGCGAAATCATAACCAATATGTTCAAAGTTTTTGCAAAGTTTTTAGGAGTTATTCTAATAATTACAGGACTTACTGTTTTATTTTTCTTATTTGTTGGCATTTTTACTTTGGGCACCGGAATTTTTATAGAATTCCCATGGACTGAGTTTATCAATGCAGGAAACTTTACAGATTATCCTATTTGGGTATTTGGTTTACTAATGTTTTTAGCGGTGGGAATCCCATTCTTTTTCTTGACTTTGTTAGGATTTAGATTGCTATCACCTAACATAAAATCTATCGGAAGTATTGCAAAATACACCTTGCTAGCATTATGGATTCTTGCCATTGCTGCACTAATTTCTATTGGAATTCAACAAGCTTCCGAAGTAGCTTATGAAGGCAAGACCGTTCAAAAAGAGAATTTGAATATCCAATCTACTGACACACTTCAAATTAAGTTCAAATACAACGAATACTACACTAAAGATATTGATGATAATGATAATTTTAGGTTTGTGCAAGATGCCTCAAACAACCAATTAATTTACTCTAATAATATTCGATTTGAAATTTTAAAAACAGACGAAAAAGCACCTTTTATCCAAATTGAAAGAATGGCTAGAGGAGCGTCTTTCCAAGAAGCTAAAAAACGAGCCGAAAAAATTCAGTACGGCTTTAAATTAGAAAGGAATCAGTTACTTTTAGATAATTATTTATTAAGTAGTATAAAAGATAAATTTCGAGATCAAGAAGTAGCTATTTATTTGTACTTACCTGAAGGAACTTTATTTAAAGTTGATGAATCTGTTCAGCATTATGATGAATCTGACGATGAGTTTTTTAATCTGCATTTCAGTTCTAATGATTACATTTACAAAGTAAATACAACACAGGTGAAATGTTTAAACTGTCCAGAAAATGAAAACGAATACGGTGATGTTGAGACAGGAATTACAGAGGATATCACTGGTAACGATACCATTGTTACCACAACGGTTAAAGTCAATGGAGAAGTTGTAACCGTGAATCAATCGTCAAAAAAAGGGCTAACCATAAATAAAGAAGGTGTAATTATAAAAAAATAA